The genomic segment GATCAGGTAGCGGTTCACCATCGCGGGAAGCCCTACATAACGGAGAAAATGGAAAATCTGCAATTCAGAATTGGTCCGCTCTCGTTTTTTCAGACCAACAGCAGCCAGGCCTATCAGCTTTACAGCATCGCCCGCGAAATGGCTGCATTAACAGGAAATGAAATTGTGTATGATCTTTATACAGGAGCTGGCACGATTGCCAATTTTGTAGCCGCTTCGGCAAAGAAAGTTATTGGCATTGAATACGTTGAAGCTTCTGTAAATGATGCCATTGAAAATGCAATGATCAACAACATTTCAAATACCAGCTTCTTTGCCGGTGATATGGCCAGGGTGCTGAACAACGACTTTGTTGCTGAGCACGGCACACCTGATGTGATAATTACCGACCCGCCCCGTGCCGGTATGCATGAAAATGTAATTAAGATGTTGCTGGAAATGATGCCTGCAAAAATTGTTTATGTCAGTTGCAACCCTGCAACCCAGGCCCGCGACATTGCATTGATGTCAGCACATTACAAGGTTCTGAAAGTGCAACCGGTTGATATGTTCCCGCACACACATCATATTGAGAATGTGGTGCTGCTGCAAAAACATTAGGTTTTAGAAAAGGAGTGCATCAGTCTTTTATACAGCGGACGGAAAGCCCTGAAATTTTTTCATCATCGTCCCGTTCCACTCCCTCGTTCTCAGATGCTAATAACCTGAACCAGGCATCGTCTCCTCCACTCTGGCTGGCCGACCACCAACTGCCTTCCTCGTTTACAGCCTCAAAGTTTCCGTTATCTTTTCGTATACCGCCAGGCAAGGCTGTGAAACCTGATTCGTTTGTTGCCCCTGTGTTGGGGTCTTCCCAATGAAAAATGCCGGTTTCTTTCAGTTTTCCACCTGCTATTCCATCACCACCAAGAAAATCCGTTAATATTGTCCAGTCAGCATCCGTAGGAACATGCCATCCGGTGGGACAGAGCATGCCAGTGTTTACTGCGAACCAGTTGTATAAGGCTCCATAGGAAACTCCAAAGAAAGCTTCGTCGTTTTCATACCAGCAGTAAGCTGCTGTGTTTAAATCCCGCCATTCATCACGATCGGTCACAAGCGGTATTCCATTGCCGTTATTGTATGTTGTTGTTTTCATGTTTTTAGCCATCCAGGTTTGTGTTCCGATGGTCACAACAGAGTAATTGTTCTCATCTTCATCGGTACATGCCACGAATTCAAAATTGACAGTCTGGCTTTGCGTAGGCAGCAAAGTGTACACAACTGTATGATCGCCTGAAAAACCTTTAAACAGAATCATTTCCCCTTCATCGTAAGCCATTTGAATCAACTCGGTTGTGTTTTTTAAGTCCTTATTCTGAGAAATTTCACTGCTTCCCCGATGGCGGATTTCCGGATTCCCGGAACTATTACCTAGTGCAATGAGTTTGGAGGAATAACTCCGTTCCGAAGCGACTACCATTACACTATATACGCCAGCACTCAGATTATTAATTTCGAATTTCTGAACTCCACGTTGAAGCGTAAGGCTCTGACCGACGACTAGAATACCTGTTTCATTAATGATTTCAATTCTAACCAACCCGGAATGCAGATTGTCATATTCAAGCCTGGTTGTTTCTATCATAGGGTTTGGGTACAGCCTCATGTTATCAATATCTGCTGTTATAGAGTTTATGCCTAACCCACTCACCAGATTTAAAATATCGTCACCGCTGATGGAAAGTGTTGTGCCCTGCGTCAGGTTCTCAACATAAACGCTATCAACTGAAGTGCTCGCACCCGAAGCAGTAAAATCAATCTGGTAATCCTGTGCTTGCATAACCGTAGCGGCAAGGGTAAATGATGCTAAAAATGTAAAAGTTTTCATAGTCTAAAAATTACAGGTTAATATGGTTTTATTATATCGTTCTGAACCAAAAAGCTATTAGTGTGCGAGCTCCATGAGTATATTGATTTCAAGGATTTGTGCCGTGATTTTTAATAACAGGGAGGGGTATTTATATCAGTATAAAAAATGAGCTTTGGGAACTCATGCTCAATCATTCCAGAACTATCATTTTTCGTGTTTCATTAAACCTTCCGCTTTTCAGCGTGTAGAAATACATTCCAGCTGTAAGCCTGAGATCAGATGTTGTTATTGAGTGTTTTCCGGCAGTTTGAAATTCGTTTACAAGGCTTGCAACTTCTTTTCCGACAAGATTATAAATGATCAATGAAACAAAGCCATCGTGCAGAATCTGGTATTCAATGGTTGTAGCGCTCGTAAAGGGATTTGGATGGTTCTGACCCAAATTATAATTCTGCTCCGTCGCATTCAATGATTCAACAAATGTTGTCCCAACATTAAACTGTCCGGTAGCAACAGTACTACCTGAATACGCCGCGTCAACTGCACGAACCGACCATTCATAAGATCCATCCTGCAGTTCGGTTAAAAGCCACTCTGTCACAGCACTAATACTTCCAGGTTGAGGAAGGCGATTTGGCAAATCTACAGGCATGTTATTGTGGTAAAGTTCGAGATCATAAGTAAGCGCCAGGCTGGGGGTATGATCATCTGTGGCGGCAATCCACGATAGCAGCATAATATTTTCTCCCTGTGGAATTACTTCCAGTCCTGTTGGTGAACTTGGCGGACTGTTCACATTCTCGGCATCATTGCGATAAATATGCATCTGCGCTTCTACAAGGCCATTTCCGCCGGGTACAAAGTATCGGCCTGCAATGAAGTAATCCAGATCGCCATCATTGTCGAGGTCGAACCATGAAAAAGTACCACCGGTTGAACCGCTGGAACGTGGCGCAGGCAAATCGTTTTCTGAATCCGTGAAAACCCCGTTATCATTGATATAAATCTTAGTCCTTCCTTCAATCTGAGAGCCAGGGTTGTAGGTTCCGGCCAAAAGAATATCCATGTCACCATCAGAATCATAATCAGCCCAGGTGGCGGCCGTAAGGTCAAACCAACCTTCACAGGAAATGCATTCAAGAACGTCTATTGTTTCATAAGTTCCGGAATTATTCTTATAGATGCGGAGAACCATGTTGTAAGTTCCATTGGTTTCTTTTATGTTTCCTACAACCAGGATATCCAGATCACCATCGCCATCATAATCTCCCCATTGGGCTTCGCCATGTTCAACACTCAGCGAACCAAGAATATCCTCGCCTGTAAACACTCCGTTACCCTGGTTCGTATAAATCCGAATGAACCCATCGTCGGTAAGTGGTGTGATATTAACGAGTAGCAGATCAAGATCACCATCACCATCATGGTCAGCCCAGGCACTTTGAGCATGCGCAGTAGGAGCAAAAACCGAGTCAATTTCTGTGAAATTCCAACCAGCTGTTCCATTCGGGCCATCATTTCGCATCAATGCGGTTCGGTATGAAAAAGTGTTAAAATCATATACTGAAGGTATGAGTAGATCAAGATCGCCATCATTATCATAATCAGCCCATGTAATTGAGCGCAGGTCAAAATCGGCTTGATCATTATCCTCCCAGTAGCCCGGGAGTTCAGTGTCAGACAATACCAATGTTCCGGCATCGTTGCGGTAAAGCACAGTGTTTCCGTTTGTTCCGACCACTAAATCGAGATCACCATCACCATCCACATCGCTCCAGGCAAGATCGGATGAACCTATCGCAAGATCGCCGAGAGGCACGTCAATGTAAGAAAATTCCCATTCAGCAGCGCCAGCAGGCCCATCGTTACGGATCAAAACCAGTTTATGTTCCACACTCTGATTATAAACCACATAATATCCAAGCACAGCAATATCGAGATCGCCATCATTATCGTAATCGGCAGGAGCAGTAGTAACAACCCAGAAATCTTCTTCCTGTGGAGTGACAAACAATGAATCCCATGGTGTAACTTCAGTAAAATCACCGAATATACCGCCCGGGCCGGGTTGCACTACAATTGCTTGCCCGACGCTCCCGGTTTCTCCATCATCGTCAGTAACCGTAAGATATACAATATACGTGTTCGCTGTATCAAATGTGTGAGTGGGGTTTTGTTCGGAGGAACTGTTGCCATCACCAAAATTCCAGTTCCAGCTAACAACTGTGCCATCGGGGTCGTAACTGGCTTCATCAAAAGCGACTGTAAGTCCCGTGGTGATAAACTCAAAAGAAGCAACCGGTGGTAAATTAAGAGGTGGCGGTGGCGAACCGGTA from the Bacteroidales bacterium genome contains:
- a CDS encoding T9SS type A sorting domain-containing protein: MKTFTFLASFTLAATVMQAQDYQIDFTASGASTSVDSVYVENLTQGTTLSISGDDILNLVSGLGINSITADIDNMRLYPNPMIETTRLEYDNLHSGLVRIEIINETGILVVGQSLTLQRGVQKFEINNLSAGVYSVMVVASERSYSSKLIALGNSSGNPEIRHRGSSEISQNKDLKNTTELIQMAYDEGEMILFKGFSGDHTVVYTLLPTQSQTVNFEFVACTDEDENNYSVVTIGTQTWMAKNMKTTTYNNGNGIPLVTDRDEWRDLNTAAYCWYENDEAFFGVSYGALYNWFAVNTGMLCPTGWHVPTDADWTILTDFLGGDGIAGGKLKETGIFHWEDPNTGATNESGFTALPGGIRKDNGNFEAVNEEGSWWSASQSGGDDAWFRLLASENEGVERDDDEKISGLSVRCIKD
- a CDS encoding VCBS repeat-containing protein is translated as MFKKTTPQKTGGCGFYPSHNLYYLLTFTLAILTTSVSAQWTTQSPVPTHLDIRGTAAPATDRVFLATEDDSFDNGGSLFESNDGGITWVQLDVPASLGSSFYGLFFYDNLNGWAFGNEQYRTTNGGTNWTQIPSLGSTYFMEFYTASFGLAAGNFGQYISYDGGMNWVVSPNEIHAFDFINGTTGLGISNTAIYRTTDGGSNFASVYSGNPTDIAFLSDNIAIGIADDTFIRSTDGGLNWSSVDSARERKYLVVVSADIVLAWGRSGNYPDYDDRMFRSTDGGLTWTDLDEVIPDGVYAITVSGSQNIVAAGLEGNMYFSSDSGLTWTQSFISRGQKPGYLSSTVPAFESSQVGYFGYGAGFVIKTTDGGASWFQISSGTGESLQDIDRFPDGDMIIVGDNGTLLKGDGTSPWILDEVFTPNDLAAVHILSSTEAVVLDEEGWVYKSTDGGDTWVAATTKPAFLASAKDVHFSTMLDGWVIGQSSNTGALYHTTDGGNSWIAVTDFLGYYVKVDVVGTNIWAANVGGRYYRSHDGGSTWIQGDLPADPLQINDMDFYNENIGYAVGMWGYVFRTNDGGITWDILTTPHSNHTFTDIYLLGPNEFWLSTSNDVAYYTATGGQNWAVMQIGSEGFESFYAIAASPDGEAWTVGYQGYIEYFTGSPPPPLNLPPVASFEFITTGLTVAFDEASYDPDGTVVSWNWNFGDGNSSSEQNPTHTFDTANTYIVYLTVTDDDGETGSVGQAIVVQPGPGGIFGDFTEVTPWDSLFVTPQEEDFWVVTTAPADYDNDGDLDIAVLGYYVVYNQSVEHKLVLIRNDGPAGAAEWEFSYIDVPLGDLAIGSSDLAWSDVDGDGDLDLVVGTNGNTVLYRNDAGTLVLSDTELPGYWEDNDQADFDLRSITWADYDNDGDLDLLIPSVYDFNTFSYRTALMRNDGPNGTAGWNFTEIDSVFAPTAHAQSAWADHDGDGDLDLLLVNITPLTDDGFIRIYTNQGNGVFTGEDILGSLSVEHGEAQWGDYDGDGDLDILVVGNIKETNGTYNMVLRIYKNNSGTYETIDVLECISCEGWFDLTAATWADYDSDGDMDILLAGTYNPGSQIEGRTKIYINDNGVFTDSENDLPAPRSSGSTGGTFSWFDLDNDGDLDYFIAGRYFVPGGNGLVEAQMHIYRNDAENVNSPPSSPTGLEVIPQGENIMLLSWIAATDDHTPSLALTYDLELYHNNMPVDLPNRLPQPGSISAVTEWLLTELQDGSYEWSVRAVDAAYSGSTVATGQFNVGTTFVESLNATEQNYNLGQNHPNPFTSATTIEYQILHDGFVSLIIYNLVGKEVASLVNEFQTAGKHSITTSDLRLTAGMYFYTLKSGRFNETRKMIVLE